Part of the Sinorhizobium sp. BG8 genome, TTGGTCCCTGGCTCAAGAGCTATGGCATCGAGATCCTCTTTGCCGTTCCCGGCATTGTGCTGGCAACGGTCTTCGTCACCTTCCCCTTCGTCGCGCGCGAGCTCATTCCACTGATGGAGGACCAGGGCACGGGGGACGAGGAGGCCGCGCTTTCTCTCGGCGCCAGCGGCTTGCAGACGTTCTGGTTCGTGACGCTTCCCAATATTAAGTGGGGGCTTCTCTACGGCGTCCTGCTCTGCAACGCCCGTGCCATGGGTGAGTTCGGGGCCGTTTCGGTGGTGTCCGGCCACATTCGCGGTCTGACCAACACCATGCCGCTGCATGTCGAGATTCTCTACAACGAGTACAACATGGTCGCCGCCTTCTCGGTCGCATCCCTGCTTGCCTTGCTTGCACTGGTTACGCTTGCGCTGAAGACGGTCCTCGAATTGCGGTTTGGCGCGGAAATCGCCGCTGGCCGCAAACACTGAAAGGCATCTCATATATGGAAGTCAGGGTTTCCCACATACGCAAGGAATTCGACCGGTATCCGGCCTTGCACGACGTCTCGCTGTCGATCCGTTCGGGCGAGCTGATCGCGCTGCTCGGGCCGTCGGGTTCCGGCAAGACGACGCTGCTGCGGCTGATCGCCGGCCTGGAGCAGCCGACCTCCGGGGAGATTTTCTTCGGCGACGAGGATGCGTCGTTCAAGACGGTGCAGGAGCGGCACGTCGGCTTCGTGTTCCAGCACTATGCACTTTTCCGCCACATGACGGTTGCCGACAACATCGGCTTCGGCCTGCGTGTCCGACCCCATGCCCAGCGCCCGCCGAAGACCGAGATCCGCAAGCGCGTGTCCGAACTCCTTGAGATGGTGCAGCTAGGCGGCCTCGAAAAGCGCTATCCGAACCAGCTCTCCGGCGGCCAGCGCCAGCGTGTGGCCCTTGCTCGTGCCATGGCGATCGAGCCCAAGGTGCTGCTCCTCGACGAACCCTTCGGTGCGCTCGACGCAAAGGTTCGAAAGGAGCTTCGCCGCTGGCTCAGGGAATTCCACGACCGGACCGGCCATACGACCGTGTTCGTGACCCACGACCAGGAAGAGGCGCTGGAGCTCGCCGACCGCGTGGTGGTGATGAGCCAGGGGGCGATCGAGCAGGTCGGCTCCTCCGACGATGTCTACGACCGTCCGAACTCGCCCTTCGTCTTTTCGTTCATCGGCGACAGTGCCAGCCTTCCGGTGACCATTTCCGGCGGCATGCTGAAGTTCCGCGGCCAGGACATCGGCATTCCCGCGCAGGGCGAGGGTGCGGCGACCCTGTTCTTTCGCCCGCAGGACGTGGTTCTCGCTTCCGAGGGACCGGCACTCTGTGGCGTGGTCTCGACCAGCCGCCGGCTGGCCGGGACCCGTATCGCGGATCTCGATATAGACAAGGGGGGCGAGTCCCACCACGTCGAGATCGAGGTCCCGCTGGAGGCCAACTCCCAGCCGGGCTCCGAGATCCGCTTCCGCCCGACGCGCTGGAAAGTGTTCTCGTAAGCGTCCGGTTTCGGGATCAAGGCGTCTTCAAGCATTCTTGAACGGAGCGGACGCTGAGGCCGTGTATCCTGTCCTCTCGTTGTGAGCGAGAGGAAAGGAACCAGACATGGCCCGCATCCTGACGACGACCTGTGCCGCTGCCCTTGCGGGCGTTCTTGTCGCCGGCACTGCGTTTGCCCACCACGGCTGGTCCTGGGCCGAGGAGGAGCAGACCGAGCTTACCGGAATTATCCGCTCCGTGGAGATTTCGCCGCCCCATCCGCGCCTCGAAGTGGAGACCGCCTCCGATGGCCTCTGGCGCGTCGAGCTCGGCAATCCGCGACAGACCGCGCGCTCCGGCTTCGTCGAAGGGTCGGCCAAGCCGGGCGACGAAATCGTCGTTCTCGGAAACCG contains:
- the cysW gene encoding sulfate ABC transporter permease subunit CysW codes for the protein MVMARNARTKRPSSPTTETAFARGTIMVIVLLFLGLFLLLPLLAVFVEAFRKGAGEFIAALLEPDAVAAIRLTLLVAAIAVPLNLIFGISAAWAIAKFEFKGKSFLTTLIDLPFSVSPVISGLVYVLLFGMGGTLGPWLKSYGIEILFAVPGIVLATVFVTFPFVARELIPLMEDQGTGDEEAALSLGASGLQTFWFVTLPNIKWGLLYGVLLCNARAMGEFGAVSVVSGHIRGLTNTMPLHVEILYNEYNMVAAFSVASLLALLALVTLALKTVLELRFGAEIAAGRKH
- a CDS encoding sulfate/molybdate ABC transporter ATP-binding protein, translated to MEVRVSHIRKEFDRYPALHDVSLSIRSGELIALLGPSGSGKTTLLRLIAGLEQPTSGEIFFGDEDASFKTVQERHVGFVFQHYALFRHMTVADNIGFGLRVRPHAQRPPKTEIRKRVSELLEMVQLGGLEKRYPNQLSGGQRQRVALARAMAIEPKVLLLDEPFGALDAKVRKELRRWLREFHDRTGHTTVFVTHDQEEALELADRVVVMSQGAIEQVGSSDDVYDRPNSPFVFSFIGDSASLPVTISGGMLKFRGQDIGIPAQGEGAATLFFRPQDVVLASEGPALCGVVSTSRRLAGTRIADLDIDKGGESHHVEIEVPLEANSQPGSEIRFRPTRWKVFS
- a CDS encoding DUF6152 family protein, encoding MARILTTTCAAALAGVLVAGTAFAHHGWSWAEEEQTELTGIIRSVEISPPHPRLEVETASDGLWRVELGNPRQTARSGFVEGSAKPGDEIVVLGNRSLDKNEKRMKAVRITVAGKVFDIYPERIRMN